CATCACCTCAGGTTCTCGTCATGGGTGTATTGCACTTTGGGCACTTCTGCTTATAGCAGGGTATCCCCCGTTTATGGGGTGCTCTTGTTCCGCACTGAGGACACACACATTCCCCACCAAGCCCCAATCCTCTGCCACCCATCCTGCCTTTGCCTGCTGCTCCTGTTCCTCGGCCCATGCCTCCGCCTGTTCCTCCGCCTGCACCTTTTCCGCTACCTTGACCATATCCCTGTATCATAGTTATCTCCTTTCCCCTGGAGGGGCGGACGGGCGAGGATAGGGGGATGTGATCCCCGCCCGTCTCATAGCTACTTCTCTTCAGAGAGCTTTACCAGACGATCATTTATTTCCTTCAACGTACTTTCCAGATCTGCCGCTTCTGTTTTGAGCATCTCAATTTCTGCCTCTCTGTTCATGGGAGCACCATATACCGGTGCTACACCTGTTTGAGGTCCCCATGCCTGCGGATTCATGCGTGCCCAGAAAGGAAGCCCGGTGGCATAAAACCAATTTCGGTATCCGAAGCCTCTTCCTTTACCCCGACCCATTCTGGGTC
This Pseudomonadota bacterium DNA region includes the following protein-coding sequences:
- a CDS encoding DUF5320 domain-containing protein, with amino-acid sequence MPRGDGTGPMGQGPMTGRGAGYCAGYNAPCYMNPAWGGGFFGPRMGRGKGRGFGYRNWFYATGLPFWARMNPQAWGPQTGVAPVYGAPMNREAEIEMLKTEAADLESTLKEINDRLVKLSEEK